A genome region from Setaria italica strain Yugu1 chromosome III, Setaria_italica_v2.0, whole genome shotgun sequence includes the following:
- the LOC101767552 gene encoding uncharacterized protein LOC101767552, giving the protein MLLAVEGGGFFSSSASGYSHGLALLLLGRKGEEKHDKGSTCSHYRLVGQEAEHECQVPSGKNDVPGKCASFICFGCTPARLVGASPPKLGSSNAPGSSSEQPSSSSTGTATTNGSINGSGIKGCLKSNLKRDSSECSTLSCSEEPRESLEEVQTLRSGVERRKVQWTDTYGKELFEIREFEVSDDGLSEDDLENDGFRKCECVIQ; this is encoded by the exons ATGCTACTGGCCGTGGAGGGTGGAGGGTTTTTCTCATCATCAGCATCAGGATATAGCCATGGCCTTGCTCTCTTGCTGCTTGGACGGAAAGGTGAAGAGAAGCACGACAAGGGGTCAACATGCAGTCATTATAGGCTAGTTGGTCAAGAAGCTGAGCATGAATGCCAAGTGCCTTCAGGGAAAAATGATGTTCCTGGTAAATGCGCCTCCTTTATCTGCTTTGGCTGCACGCCTGCTAGGCTTGTGGGGGCATCTCCTCCAAAATTGGGCTCAAGTAATGCGCCTGGGAGCTCATCAGAGCAACCATCCAGCTCATCAACTGGGACAGCCACAACTAATGGTTCCATCAATGGAAGTGGTATAAAAGGTTGTCTTAAGAGCAACCTGAAAAGGGATTCTTCAGAGTGTTCTACATTAAGTTGTAGTGAGGAGCCGCGCGAGTCGCTGGAAGAGGTGCAAACCTTGAGATCTGGTGTGGAGCGGAGAAAAGTTCAGTGGACGGACACATATGGGAAGGAACTTTTCGAGATAAGAGAATTTGAAGTCAG TGATGATGGCCTATCTGAAGATGATCTAGAAAACGATGGTTTCAGGAAATGTGAGTGTGTGATTCAGTAA
- the LOC101768226 gene encoding strigolactone esterase D14 translates to MRWYANVREVVGGGGATVVLAHGYGANQALWDKLLPALSQRNRVILFDWDFTGGGEQQPEEEGRYTFGRFADDLIALLDNKGVRGAVMVGHSMSAMAACIASVRRPDLFSHLVLLCASPRYINSPEEGYVGGFEKAGIDGMLDAMSSDFVSWVKGFVPNAVGDPASVPPVEESFLAMRPGVALEVARMIFLGDQREALGAVTAPCTIVQVEGDFAAPPGVAEHMRRLMARAAATDVVIIDSVGHFPQLVAPQQLLGVLEGVLRRHGGGEDGRAHGGAVEEQVADGGINIITA, encoded by the exons ATGCGGTGGTACGCGAACGTGCGGgaggtggtcggcggcggcggcgccacggtgGTGCTCGCCCATGGCTACGGGGCCAACCAGGCGCTCTGGGACAAGCTCCTGCCCGCGCTCTCGCAGCGCAACAGGGTCATCCTCTTCGACTGGGacttcaccggcggcggcgagcagcagccggaggaggagggccggTACACGTTCGGCAGATTCGCCGACGACCTGATCGCGCTGCTGGACAACAAGGGGGTGCGGGGCGCCGTGATGGTGGGGCACTCCATGTCCGCCATGGCCGCCTGCATCGCCTCCGTCAGGAGGCCCGACCTCTTTTCCCACCTCGTCCTCCTCTGCGCGTCCCCTAG GTACATCAACTCGCCGGAGGAGGGCTACGTCGGCGGCTTCGAGAAGGCGGGCATCGACGGCATGCTGGACGCCATGTCGTCTGACTTCGTCTCCTGGGTGAAGGGCTTCGTCCCCAACGCCGTGGGCGACCCGGCCTCGGTCCCGCCCGTGGAGGAGAGCTTCCTCGCCATGCGCCCGGGCGTGGCGCTGGAGGTCGCGAGGATGATCTTCCTCGGCGACCAGCGGGAGGCCCTCGGCGCCGTGACCGCGCCGTGCACGATCGTCCAGGTGGAGGGCGACttcgcggcgccgccgggcgtgGCGGAGCACATGAGGCGCCTgatggcgcgcgccgcggcgacggACGTGGTGATCATCGACTCCGTGGGCCACTTCCCGCAGCTCGTCGCGCCCCAGCAGCTGCTCGGCGTGCTCGAGGGCGTGCtgcgccgccacggcggcggcgaggatgggcgCGCGCACGGCGGTGCTGTGGAGGAGCAGGTGGCCGACGGTGGCATCAATATTATTACGGCCTAG
- the LOC101768893 gene encoding inactive protein kinase SELMODRAFT_444075, with amino-acid sequence MRNKAAAGSGLQPQRAAEKGRGADAVVVVAVRAAAREISKTAVVWALTHVVQHGDSILLLVVIPPPSSGRKFWGFPFFAGDCASGHKAVLNQKSDVSELCSQMMLKLRDVYDPNKVNVKVKILSGSPSGTVATESKRAHASWVVLDKELKHEEKRCLEELQCNIVVMKRSQPKVLRLNLVGKPEKDSNSTPELPPEPSTSDSNTASNINEQRSSIQGPSVTPSSSPESEAPFDTTDAGTSSVSSSDPATSPFCASDTNSSLTKEATKDNIQHSDANISDSESEASTPAASSLQPWMVDKLQGPASTRLLGNRPRRTPTADSLLEKIAKLDLLTEINAIRSRSDLNFRGNVRDAVSLSRRAPPGPPPLCSICQHKTPVFGKPPRWFSYAELELATGGFSQANFLAEGGYGSVHRGVLPDGQAIAVKQHKLASSQGDVEFCSEVEVLSCAQHRNVVMLIGFCVENKRRLLVYEYICNGSLDSHLYGRNEETLEWAARQKIAVGAARGLRYLHEECRVGCIIHRDMRPNNILVTHDFEPLVGDFGLARWQPDGDMGVETRVIGTFGYLAPEYAQSGQITEKADVYSFGVVLVELVTGRKAVDINRPKGQQFLTEWARPLLEEYAIDELIDPRLGGRFCENEVYCMLHAANLCIRRDPHLRPRMSHALRILEGGDMAVDSSSDAGSRSWRLPNEHQHYQEQSSPAPHDSQRAQETARSPWGQDRHNLSHRY; translated from the exons ATGAGgaacaaggcggcggcgggctccggCCTGCAGCCGCAGAGGGCGGCGGAGAAGGGCCGGGGAGCggacgcggtggtggtggtggccgtgcgcgccgccgcgaggGAGATCTCCAAGACGGCCGTCGTGTGGGCGCTCACGCACGTCGTCCAGCACGGCGACAGCATCCTGCTGCTCGtcgtcatcccgccgccgagcTCAG GTAGGAAGTTCTGGGGCTTTCCATTCTTTGCGGGGGATTGCGCAAGTGGCCACAAGGCCGTGCTGAATCAGAAGTCAGACGTCTCTGAGTTGTGTTCTCAGATGATGCTAAAACTTCGTGATGTCTACGATCCCAACAAG GTAAATGTGAAGGTCAAGATTCTATCTGGATCACCTTCTGGTACCGTGGCTACTGAATCAAAGCGAGCACACGCGAGCTGGGTTGTGCTAGACAA GGAGCTGAAACACGAGGAGAAGCGTTGTCTGGAAGAACTGCAGTGCAATATTGTAGTTATGAAGCGCTCTCAGCCCAAAGTTCTTCGGTTGAACCTGGTGGGAAAGCCTGAAAAGGACTCAAATTCAACTCCAGAGTTACCACCCGAGCCAAGTACATCAGATTCTAATACTGCAAGTAATATTAATGAGCAGCGGAGTTCGATTCAAGGACCGTCTGTCACACCAAGTAGCAGCCCAGAGTCGGAAGCTCCGTTTGACACTACTGATGCTGGAACTTCCTCTGTCTCAAGCTCTGACCCTGCCACTTCTCCATTTTGTGCTTCAGATACGAATAGCTCTTTGACGAAAGAGGCAACCAAGGATAATATCCAGCATTCAGATGCTAATATATCGGACTCTGAGAGTGAAGCTTCAACTCCAGCTGCCTCATCGCTTCAGCCATGGATGGTTGACAAGTTACAGGGTCCTGCATCCACTCGACTACTAGGAAATCGCCCTAGAAGGACACCTACAGCAGATTCTTTGCTCGAGAAGATTGCCAAACTGGATCTCTTGACTGAAATCAATGCAATAAGAAGCAGGTCTGACTTAAACTTCAGAGGGAATGTGAGAGATGCTGTCTCATTGTCCAGGAGGGCTCCTCCCGGACCACCGCCTTTGTGTTCTATATGTCAGCATAAGACACCTGTATTTGGGAAACCACCACGGTGGTTCAGCTATGCGGAACTGGAGCTTGCAACTGGTGGTTTTTCCCAAGCAAATTTCTTGGCAGAAGGTGGGTATGGTTCTGTTCACAGAGGTGTCCTCCCTGATGGCCAAGCAATTGCTGTAAAGCAGCACAAACTTGCTAGCTCCCAAGGCGATGTTGAGTTTTGCTCAGAGGTGGAGGTTCTAAGTTGTGCACAGCACCGGAATGTTGTAATGCTAATTGGTTTTTGTGTTGAAAATAAGAGGCGCTTGCTAGTTTATGAGTACATCTGCAATGGATCACTGGATTCACATCTTTACG GTCGTAATGAAGAAACTCTGGAGTGGGCTGCCAGACAAAAGATTGCAGTAGGAGCCGCCAGAGGTCTGCGATACCTCCATGAAGAATGCAGGGTTGGTTGTATAATCCATCGTGACATGAGACCAAACAACATCCTTGTCACACATGATTTTGAACCTCTG GTTGGAGATTTTGGCCTGGCTAGATGGCAACCTGATGGAGACATGGGTGTTGAAACAAGAGTTATTGGCACATTTGG TTATCTGGCGCCTGAGTATGCTCAGAGTGGGCAAATAACTGAGAAGGCTGATGTCTACTCATTTGGGGTTGTACTTGTGGAACTTGTCACTGGACGGAAGGCTGTCGATATTAACAGACCGAAGGGCCAGCAATTCTTAACAGAATGG GCTCGGCCTTTGTTGGAAGAGTATGCAATCGATGAGCTGATTGACCCTCGCCTAGGAGGTCGCTTCTGCGAAAACGAGGTCTACTGCATGTTGCATGCAGCAAACCTGTGCATAAGGCGCGACCCTCATTTGAGGCCGCGCATGTCCCAT GCCCTCCGCATACTGGAGGGTGGTGACATGGCGGTGGATTCAAGCAGCGATGCTGGGAGCAGGAGCTGGCGGCTGCCAAACGAGCACCAGCATTACCAAGAGCAGAGTAGCCCAGCTCCACATGATTCCCAGCGTGCTCAAGAGACCGCGAGAAGCCCCTGGGGTCAAGATCGACACAACTTGTCTCACAGATACTAG